One Pseudoalteromonas sp. NC201 DNA segment encodes these proteins:
- a CDS encoding LysR family transcriptional regulator has product MRKEYDKLHLLKILCCVAEQHSFSRAAEQLGTTTSAVSKSIAQLESSYGQVLLNRTTRKLALSDAGKLVYEKGKKILRALRDLEEEVEQVGVHQSGHLKITFPNTIGRMLLSQICIDFQKRYPQIKLELMFTAANQDLIEDEIDVAFRLSAALKDSQFYVLKLININSTFVATPSYLAAHGKPEQLDELSRHNMLLSKLNHVEDSWHDGTRSYALQGNLIANSRFHIREAVLAGLGIAMLPSYFCQRDIDSGALVELFPEQNRPQVTLHAIYKVKREHSAKLDLFLGFVQAQLSCKSELVP; this is encoded by the coding sequence ATGAGAAAGGAATACGATAAACTTCACTTACTTAAAATATTATGTTGTGTCGCTGAGCAACACTCCTTCAGTCGAGCTGCAGAGCAGCTCGGTACCACGACTTCAGCGGTGAGTAAATCGATAGCGCAGCTAGAGTCGTCTTATGGACAAGTACTTTTAAATAGAACAACCCGTAAACTCGCCTTGTCTGATGCCGGTAAGTTGGTTTATGAAAAAGGGAAAAAGATCCTTCGCGCGCTACGCGATTTGGAAGAGGAAGTTGAACAAGTTGGTGTGCATCAATCCGGGCATCTAAAAATAACCTTTCCAAATACGATAGGGCGTATGCTACTGAGCCAAATTTGTATCGATTTTCAAAAGCGCTATCCGCAAATAAAGTTAGAGCTGATGTTTACCGCAGCAAATCAGGATTTAATCGAAGATGAGATTGATGTGGCGTTTAGGCTCTCAGCTGCGCTCAAAGACAGTCAATTTTATGTCTTGAAATTAATCAATATAAACTCAACTTTTGTTGCCACGCCCAGCTATTTAGCGGCTCACGGGAAGCCTGAGCAATTAGATGAACTGAGTAGGCACAATATGTTGTTATCTAAACTTAACCATGTTGAAGATAGTTGGCATGACGGAACTCGAAGTTATGCTTTGCAAGGTAATTTGATAGCGAACAGTCGCTTTCACATTCGAGAGGCGGTGTTGGCAGGGTTGGGGATTGCCATGCTACCGTCTTATTTCTGCCAACGGGATATTGATTCGGGCGCTTTGGTTGAGCTGTTTCCCGAGCAAAATAGGCCCCAAGTTACTTTGCATGCCATATATAAAGTGAAACGAGAGCACTCTGCAAAGCTAGATTTATTCTTAGGGTTTGTACAGGCGCAATTATCATGCAAATCAGAATTGGTACCTTAG
- a CDS encoding TonB-dependent receptor has product MSEFLIRTVSCSAFFITAASYAVEQNQTAENTIERIEIRAFHDSVVKSLSNKRHNQQVSDTISAEDIGKFPDKNVAEALQRITGISLSRAQGEGERIGVRGTTPEQNRTYLNGQYLASADWWISSQPSRGFNFTLLPSEIVSSLEVFKTPQAMQDEGSLGGAINIKTRDPLLTPSGYGVITAQFQYSDLSDKLDPQLSAIYNYHSESGDYAVLFTATRRDRSLRRDGLESWGWHDRTLYQGDDDTWYATQQTPQDKSQTLWFPGGGGSAIFQQQRELQAYTVNAAFQLSPRLRLNSHLLYSHLNADNNNQNFLWQSAKSIDLGGGVTDLHVQDGTLVSAHYLPTAAPFNTSMEAIWRDSLISTKSAHLDLVYDGIYWSSQFQVGLSHGSGGTKEDVTSQFSANTRFHVDTSMRKNIIASYGASPLDAASWFITEARNDSQDGKDKSYFAQADFAYDIDFKQVDAIKFGIKLKDHQRDFLRYRSKDGGLDGLAGELGTTLAAYPGTFVDDYLRGVGSANTLKNYSYADITLLAKDFDTLNFEQEIEKASRFHITEKTAAAYGQMQLAGESYAANIGVRVVKTFQDSAAFKRVASPIEAPDSYVWHEESRDYIDILPSANIKFDLSESLVGRFSVARVMSRAQFHHLMPSTNYNVTQAQGQGGNASLDPYRAAQFDASLEWYFDDAGLASIALFNKDVESFIEFERKLERHEGILMSIDRPSNGAGGSIRGVELSYQQTLAYGFGLIANYTYVDGERDNADVGLQNKVPGTSKHSANLTAYYENHQFSARLSYNYRTQFATGVGETMMDNYGQLDGSLTVKLSDNLDAQFEFINLTDEQIYTYDRNEYAPTGVYVNGRRYYAGLRYQF; this is encoded by the coding sequence ATGTCAGAATTTCTCATCCGAACAGTTTCTTGTAGCGCATTCTTTATCACAGCTGCAAGTTATGCCGTTGAGCAAAATCAGACAGCTGAAAATACCATAGAACGCATCGAAATCCGTGCCTTCCATGACAGCGTTGTCAAGTCTCTCAGTAATAAACGTCACAATCAACAAGTTTCAGATACGATCAGTGCTGAAGACATAGGTAAGTTTCCAGATAAAAACGTCGCAGAGGCGCTACAACGGATCACCGGTATCTCACTCTCTCGAGCACAAGGTGAAGGTGAGCGGATCGGCGTGCGAGGCACAACCCCTGAGCAAAATAGAACTTATTTGAATGGTCAATATCTCGCCTCCGCTGATTGGTGGATCTCAAGTCAGCCAAGCCGAGGCTTTAATTTTACCTTATTACCCAGTGAAATCGTCTCTAGCCTCGAGGTATTCAAAACACCACAAGCTATGCAGGATGAAGGTTCATTAGGTGGTGCAATCAATATAAAAACCCGCGACCCTCTGCTTACGCCTTCAGGCTATGGCGTTATTACAGCCCAGTTCCAATACAGTGACTTGAGCGATAAACTCGACCCACAATTATCTGCAATTTATAACTACCATAGCGAAAGTGGCGACTATGCTGTGCTTTTTACCGCAACACGACGAGATCGCAGCCTCAGACGCGACGGCCTAGAATCGTGGGGGTGGCACGATAGAACATTATACCAAGGTGATGATGATACTTGGTATGCCACCCAGCAGACCCCACAAGACAAAAGCCAGACGTTATGGTTTCCAGGAGGTGGGGGTTCCGCGATTTTTCAGCAGCAAAGAGAGTTGCAAGCTTATACAGTCAATGCCGCATTCCAGCTTTCCCCACGGCTTAGGTTAAATAGCCACTTACTTTATTCTCATCTAAACGCAGACAACAACAATCAAAACTTTCTCTGGCAAAGTGCAAAGTCTATTGACCTAGGCGGCGGGGTAACCGATTTACATGTACAAGATGGTACTTTGGTGAGCGCCCACTATTTACCCACAGCTGCGCCGTTCAATACCAGCATGGAAGCCATTTGGCGAGACTCGCTGATCAGCACTAAAAGTGCTCATCTAGACTTGGTCTATGATGGCATTTATTGGTCAAGCCAGTTTCAAGTGGGTCTAAGCCACGGCTCAGGTGGCACCAAAGAAGACGTCACGTCACAGTTTTCTGCTAACACCCGTTTTCATGTTGATACGTCAATGCGAAAAAACATCATCGCAAGTTATGGGGCTTCTCCGTTAGATGCGGCGAGTTGGTTTATCACCGAAGCTCGAAATGACAGCCAAGATGGCAAAGATAAATCATACTTCGCGCAAGCCGATTTTGCGTACGATATCGACTTTAAACAGGTCGACGCGATTAAGTTTGGCATTAAACTCAAGGACCATCAACGGGACTTTTTGCGCTATCGCTCAAAAGATGGAGGGCTTGATGGTCTAGCCGGCGAGCTTGGCACTACACTGGCCGCCTATCCGGGCACTTTTGTGGATGATTATTTGCGCGGCGTAGGTAGTGCAAACACCTTAAAAAACTACAGTTATGCCGATATTACACTGCTCGCCAAAGACTTCGATACGCTCAATTTTGAACAAGAGATAGAAAAAGCCAGTCGATTTCATATTACAGAAAAAACCGCCGCCGCTTACGGTCAAATGCAACTCGCTGGTGAATCCTATGCAGCCAACATTGGGGTACGGGTGGTCAAAACCTTTCAAGACTCTGCCGCATTTAAACGTGTCGCCTCCCCCATCGAAGCACCCGACAGCTATGTTTGGCATGAAGAATCTCGGGATTACATCGATATTCTACCCAGCGCCAATATCAAGTTTGATTTAAGCGAAAGTCTGGTTGGCCGTTTTTCCGTTGCGCGCGTCATGTCACGAGCGCAATTTCACCACCTTATGCCCTCAACCAATTACAACGTGACCCAAGCTCAAGGACAAGGTGGTAACGCCAGCCTAGATCCATATAGAGCGGCGCAGTTTGATGCCAGCCTTGAGTGGTACTTTGACGATGCAGGACTCGCCTCAATCGCCTTATTTAACAAAGATGTGGAGTCTTTTATTGAGTTTGAGCGAAAGCTTGAGCGTCATGAAGGTATTTTGATGTCTATCGATAGGCCCAGTAATGGCGCTGGCGGCAGTATCCGTGGCGTTGAACTAAGCTACCAGCAGACACTTGCGTACGGATTTGGGTTAATCGCCAATTACACCTATGTTGATGGAGAACGTGACAACGCTGACGTTGGCTTACAGAACAAAGTGCCAGGCACCTCAAAACACAGCGCTAACCTCACCGCTTACTACGAGAACCACCAATTTAGCGCACGGCTTAGCTATAATTATCGAACCCAGTTTGCCACCGGTGTAGGCGAGACCATGATGGATAACTACGGTCAGTTAGACGGCAGCCTCACGGTGAAATTAAGTGATAACCTTGATGCACAATTTGAGTTTATTAATTTAACCGACGAACAAATCTATACCTATGATCGCAATGAGTACGCACCAACAGGGGTATATGTGAATGGTCGGCGCTACTACGCGGGGCTAAGGTACCAATTCTGA
- a CDS encoding winged helix-turn-helix domain-containing protein, translating to MVENLEKRFLINEILVDLSNLSVCVDGSWRSIEAKHAALLRLLIANKGEVVTRDAILDIVWPGTIVSDNSVSQLVVQLRKLLGDSSNEPKIIKTVPRLGYQCIAQIKKAPTLLEQVEELSRGRGAQFALLGFFMGLVVSLLGVFITKQWQSDLQQQPVTATRITSSPGAEVFVRFSPNGNYLAYSYLAEGADQFDLAVYDLETKTTHTIKSSGYSEESASWSLDGNWLIYSRSDPVSCEVRALHVKGPIEMWRLARDSVLGSCNSAQDSAPWLEYRAGHFITKSWDKAGTYLQSVAVTFADNQPKVLNTTALPIRDVTHYQVNQQTLLYQVKEQGVYRLNLGQLGDLESQTTTLSKQSFSALSHGYEDDTVIIAKQNLSVLKGREQQLLYSGFGAISEIDVNANLRASAHTEGVAEINFYQLAVDVQSEAQQKQLTSPARMDLLAALSDDGAHFVYASVTTKNNDAPQFELWHKHAFRPTSSLLGTMPLGEVPILLLLSPNNEYLAVLSKSHKVYLISSFTKEVKKVVDNFAEIADLHWSQDGRNLYYRAKLSAEAKWQAWQFTVSQGRSEQQPLVTHSPDLPLTQKNPSFVGYKEQVREYLITALTETFDVEQLRGSLSLYQPAVYRDGVYFVLKRGHQLVLYRYLSSENKVEEIQPIGLHLYAGFTELQVLSSFDGSQVVFNRINNYESDIVLLEYGDR from the coding sequence ATGGTTGAAAACCTAGAAAAACGTTTTTTAATCAATGAGATACTTGTCGACCTGAGCAATTTATCTGTGTGTGTTGACGGTTCTTGGAGAAGCATCGAAGCGAAGCATGCGGCATTATTGCGTCTATTGATTGCTAACAAGGGAGAGGTTGTTACCAGAGATGCCATCTTAGATATCGTATGGCCCGGTACTATCGTCAGTGATAATTCTGTTAGTCAACTGGTGGTACAACTACGTAAGCTGCTTGGTGATAGTTCAAACGAGCCAAAAATAATTAAAACGGTACCGCGCCTAGGTTATCAATGTATTGCACAAATCAAAAAAGCCCCGACGCTACTTGAGCAAGTAGAGGAGCTGTCTCGTGGGCGTGGTGCGCAATTTGCGCTGCTCGGGTTTTTTATGGGTCTTGTGGTATCTTTGCTTGGCGTTTTTATTACCAAGCAGTGGCAAAGTGACTTGCAACAGCAGCCCGTCACAGCAACTCGGATCACGTCCTCACCGGGTGCTGAAGTCTTTGTGCGCTTTTCTCCAAATGGTAACTATTTAGCCTACAGTTATTTAGCTGAGGGAGCCGATCAATTTGATTTGGCGGTCTATGATCTTGAGACTAAAACAACCCATACGATAAAAAGCAGCGGTTATAGTGAAGAGTCAGCAAGTTGGTCTTTAGATGGTAACTGGCTGATTTATTCGCGCTCGGATCCGGTTTCCTGTGAAGTACGGGCGTTACACGTTAAAGGTCCAATAGAAATGTGGCGACTAGCGCGCGATAGCGTGCTTGGCAGCTGTAATAGTGCACAAGACTCAGCGCCTTGGCTAGAATATCGAGCGGGCCATTTTATCACTAAGTCTTGGGATAAAGCTGGGACCTATTTGCAGTCTGTAGCGGTCACTTTTGCGGATAATCAACCTAAAGTGCTCAACACCACGGCGTTGCCTATTCGCGATGTAACACATTATCAAGTTAACCAACAAACGCTGTTGTATCAGGTAAAAGAGCAGGGCGTTTATCGGCTTAATCTGGGGCAACTTGGGGACCTTGAAAGCCAAACCACCACACTCTCCAAGCAGTCTTTTTCGGCATTGAGTCATGGTTATGAGGACGATACGGTTATTATCGCCAAACAAAACTTGAGTGTACTTAAAGGTCGTGAGCAACAGTTATTATACTCCGGATTTGGTGCGATATCTGAGATTGATGTCAATGCGAACTTGCGTGCTTCGGCGCACACTGAGGGCGTGGCTGAAATTAACTTTTATCAGCTTGCTGTAGACGTACAAAGCGAAGCACAGCAAAAGCAGTTGACGTCGCCCGCTCGAATGGACCTACTTGCCGCATTGTCTGATGATGGCGCACATTTTGTGTATGCCTCGGTGACAACCAAAAATAATGATGCGCCACAATTTGAGCTGTGGCATAAACATGCTTTTCGGCCAACGTCGAGTTTGCTTGGTACGATGCCGCTGGGAGAAGTGCCTATTTTGCTATTGCTGTCGCCTAATAACGAATATCTCGCCGTATTATCAAAGTCGCACAAAGTGTATTTAATAAGCTCTTTTACTAAAGAGGTGAAAAAAGTAGTTGATAACTTTGCCGAAATTGCCGACTTGCATTGGTCACAGGATGGTAGAAACCTGTATTATCGAGCGAAGCTCTCGGCGGAAGCAAAATGGCAGGCATGGCAATTTACCGTATCTCAAGGGCGCAGTGAGCAACAGCCTCTGGTAACGCACTCACCTGATTTACCTCTTACTCAAAAGAACCCTAGCTTTGTGGGGTATAAAGAACAAGTTAGGGAATACCTAATTACTGCGCTCACTGAGACATTTGATGTAGAGCAGTTACGTGGGTCTTTATCTCTTTATCAGCCTGCAGTATATCGAGATGGGGTTTACTTTGTACTGAAAAGAGGCCACCAATTGGTGCTTTATCGTTATTTAAGTAGTGAAAACAAGGTCGAAGAAATTCAACCAATTGGGTTGCACCTTTACGCGGGGTTTACCGAGTTACAGGTATTATCAAGCTTTGATGGCAGTCAGGTAGTATTCAATCGGATCAACAACTATGAAAGTGACATAGTATTACTGGAGTACGGTGACCGATGA
- a CDS encoding TonB family protein, with amino-acid sequence MRNNLISGLIFSFFLSISWQTKADLYDATLAYQNEEFTLAFSEFNRLAQLGNADAMYNLGVMYLYGQGTEQSAANAFAWFSLAKEFGIAEAFQTAQLVLQQSDDQSGLKDFVTLQKNRLADTYLLDSTLARLKQPNIVSTPSKTHDVLPDYPDEAVRQGVEGWVWLEFDIDQSGKATNIEVVDSYPKHIFTASLLNAVEKWRYSGPKQAHTLIYHFATYKGEQYRETLAIQKKAYEKQLKQNIDAAERGVAQVQYYIANWLSMKDYNAYQLLRYHWRAEEPENELYLAAAKNGLDLAQYRLATQLINVGEHRLSVLWLEHAAQTMDIAKYRLARSLLTNTELQDTQRALQVLTEASNNGHLRSTLLLANTYLTRLNDKTQAKAWLRHGLTIDPEHPELLLLSAKLTDNQAEAKKLASQALKSASQRNWSSKAIRLFQQKLAN; translated from the coding sequence ATGCGCAACAATCTCATTTCTGGGCTTATTTTTTCATTTTTTCTGAGTATAAGTTGGCAGACAAAAGCCGATCTTTATGATGCTACCCTCGCCTATCAGAATGAAGAATTCACTCTTGCATTTTCTGAATTCAATCGCCTAGCTCAGTTAGGTAATGCAGACGCCATGTATAATCTTGGGGTGATGTATTTGTACGGTCAAGGAACCGAACAAAGTGCCGCAAATGCCTTTGCTTGGTTTTCATTGGCTAAAGAGTTCGGTATTGCTGAAGCCTTTCAAACTGCGCAACTCGTTTTGCAGCAGTCCGACGACCAAAGTGGCCTAAAAGATTTCGTAACACTTCAAAAAAATCGTTTGGCAGACACCTACTTACTTGATTCAACACTTGCTCGGCTCAAACAACCCAATATCGTTTCTACGCCGAGTAAAACTCACGATGTATTACCTGACTATCCTGATGAGGCCGTACGACAAGGGGTTGAGGGCTGGGTTTGGTTAGAGTTTGATATCGACCAAAGCGGTAAGGCAACCAATATTGAGGTCGTAGATAGCTACCCCAAGCATATATTCACCGCTAGCCTGTTAAATGCTGTAGAGAAGTGGCGATATAGTGGACCAAAGCAAGCACACACGCTGATTTACCATTTTGCGACATATAAAGGCGAGCAATATCGCGAAACCTTAGCCATTCAAAAGAAGGCCTACGAAAAACAGCTAAAGCAGAATATCGACGCTGCAGAACGTGGTGTGGCGCAAGTACAATACTATATTGCTAACTGGTTGAGTATGAAAGATTACAACGCGTATCAGCTGCTGCGCTATCACTGGCGCGCTGAAGAACCAGAAAATGAATTATATTTAGCTGCAGCCAAAAATGGCTTGGACTTGGCACAATATCGTTTAGCAACTCAACTTATCAATGTGGGAGAGCATCGACTTAGTGTACTTTGGCTTGAACACGCAGCACAAACCATGGATATCGCAAAATATCGCTTAGCACGATCACTACTTACAAACACAGAGCTGCAAGATACTCAACGTGCGCTACAAGTACTTACCGAAGCTTCGAACAACGGCCATTTGCGCTCCACACTTCTATTAGCAAACACTTATTTAACTCGTCTCAACGACAAAACTCAGGCAAAGGCTTGGCTGCGTCATGGTCTCACCATCGATCCCGAACACCCTGAACTGCTGCTACTATCTGCCAAGCTTACAGATAATCAGGCAGAGGCCAAGAAGCTTGCCTCACAAGCATTGAAGTCGGCATCACAGCGCAATTGGAGTAGTAAAGCAATACGCTTATTCCAGCAAAAGCTAGCTAACTAA